Within the Longimicrobiales bacterium genome, the region CCTGATGACCTGCCCGTCCCGGAACTCCCAGTGGTCGCATCCGCGCACGCGGACACTGCGCCCCTCCGGCGTCGTGCCGGTCAGGAGCCACTCCGACACGCCGAAGTTGCCACTGACCCAGTGGCGATCATCGCCGTAGTGCACGTCCGGAAGGCCCTTAAAGCGCGTTGCCAGCCCCTCGCGCACCGCGGCCTTGCCGGTGAAGCGCTGTCCCCACGGCTCCGGCCCACGGGGCATGTCGAAGGTGCAGTCGTCGGCGAAATATCCCATGATCGCGTCGAGATCGTGGGCGTTGAATGCGTCGAGGATCGCCTTCAGCGTCTCGACCGACACCGGGTGCTGCTGGGGCATCGCTGGCCTCGGCTCGTTCGGTGCGAAGATGCAGACGTGCGTGGACGCTGTGGCGATGGTGTCTCAGCGCGACGGCGGCGGACAGACGGGCTGGCCCTTGTCGAACACCACCCGCCACACGCCGGGCGACTCCCGTCGCCAGATCGAG harbors:
- a CDS encoding nuclear transport factor 2 family protein, coding for MPQQHPVSVETLKAILDAFNAHDLDAIMGYFADDCTFDMPRGPEPWGQRFTGKAAVREGLATRFKGLPDVHYGDDRHWVSGNFGVSEWLLTGTTPEGRSVRVRGCDHWEFRDGQVIR